The following coding sequences lie in one Heteronotia binoei isolate CCM8104 ecotype False Entrance Well chromosome 6, APGP_CSIRO_Hbin_v1, whole genome shotgun sequence genomic window:
- the LRRC3 gene encoding leucine-rich repeat-containing protein 3 translates to MNSMFLTVKAFRPAPLLWSQVLFSLLFCALSCYCTSCPQQCQCTNYSGETAVLCSASNLEEIPKDIPKDTMLLRLDANKITAVPNSTFRHLAHLQEIDLSKNAIEKIDSAAFKGVADGLRLLDLSGNHIQRIPKEALSNLNAMIRLSNNPWHCECTLQEVVWKVKLDPESVNEITCQTSVQEEYAGKPLLPILHSGINFCNMHEKTTDVAMFVTMFSWFTLVISYVVYYVRHNQEDTKKHLEYLKSLPSTRVPKETISTIL, encoded by the coding sequence ATGAACAGCATGTTTCTGACAGTCAAGGCATTTAGGCCTGCACCATTGTTGTGGTCTCAAGTTCTCTTCAGTCTCCTCTTCTGTGCCCTTTCCTGTTATTGCACTTCCTGCCCCCAGCAGTGTCAGTGCACCAACTACTCAGGAGAAACAGCTGTCCTGTGCAGTGCTAGCAATCTGGAAGAAATTCCAAAGGATATTCCCAAAGACACCATGCTCTTGAGGCTGGATGCTAATAAGATCACTGCAGTCCCAAACAGCACCTTCAGGCACCTTGCCCACTTACAAGAGATAGACCTCTCTAAAAATGCCATTGAGAAGATAGATTCTGCAGCATTCAAGGGAGTGGCTGATGGCTTGAGATTGCTTGATCTTTCTGGCAACCACATTCAGAGAATCCCGAAGGAAGCCTTGTCCAACTTGAATGCCATGATTCGCCTTTCCAACAACCCTTGGCACTGTGAATGTACTTTGCAGGAGGTCGTGTGGAAAGTGAAGCTAGATCCTGAATCAGTCAATGAGATCACCTGCCAAACATCTGTGCAAGAAGAGTATGCCGGAAAACCTCTGCTCCCTATCCTTCATTCAGGCATCAACTTTTGCAACATGCATGAGAAAACTACTGATGTGGCTATGTTCGTTACAATGTTCAGCTGGTTTACCTTGGTAATTAGCTATGTAGTGTACTATGTTCGCCACAACCAAGAGGACACAAAGAAGCATCTGGAATACCTGAAATCTCTTCCTAGTACACGGGTTCCTAAAGAAACCATCAGCACTATCCTGTAG
- the TRPM2 gene encoding transient receptor potential cation channel subfamily M member 2 isoform X12 — translation MFQSAKALQWIVHSLSNSGFGSEDDAPIVVPSRAPELKEYPEEEVSETFQTLYHVSTRNLSYPNSTAIRFPVPDEKVPWEVEFEIYNPPFYSEERKETDPPEFSRDTLENLSKINFNSMDGEVNRQSFHGTYMVQDGLPLNPMGRTGLRGQGILRFFGPNHALHPVVTRWRRNLDGSIARKSLKKMLEVLIVKFPLSDHWALPGGSLEPGEALPQKLKWILRREFWPQFQKLLNQGTEVYKGYMDDPRNTDNAWIETLAISMHFEDQNDVEMKRLNSFLQGCDLEVTVRWQVVDKRIPLYTNHKEILQKISVLLGAHY, via the exons TCCCCAGCAGAGCCCCTGAGCTGAAGGAGTACCCTGAAGAGGAGGTCTCAGAAACTTTTCAAACACTATACCACGTGAGCACCAGGAATCTCTCATATCCCAATTCCACTGCAATCCGCTTTCCAGTGCCTGATGAGAAGGTGCCATGGGAG GTAGAATTTGAGATCTACAACCCTCCCTTCTACagtgaggaaaggaaagagaccgATCCACCTGAGTTCTCCAGAGA CACCTTGGAGAATCTTTCCAAGATAAACTTCAACAGTATGGATGGGGAAGTCAACAGACAGAGCTTCCACGGCACCTACATGGTTCAGGATGGCTTGCCCCT GAATCCTATGGGAAGGACTGGCTTGAGGGGCCAGGGAATCCTTCGGTTCTTTGGTCCAAATCATGCACTTCATCCTGTTGTAACACG CTGGAGGAGGAATCTGGATGGATCCATTGCTAGGAAAAGCTTAAAGAAAATGTTGGAAGTCTTAATTGTCAAATTTCCCTTGTCAGATCATTGGGCTTTACCTGGG GGATCCCTGGAGCCAGGAGAAGCATTGCCACAGAAACTGAAATGGATTCTGAGACGCGAGTTCTGGCCACAGTTTCAGAAACTGCTGAATCAGGGTACAGAG GTTTATAAAGGATATATGGATGATCCCAGGAATACAGATAATGCCTGGATAGAGACCTTGGCCATCAGCATGCACTTTGAAGACCAGAACGATGTGGAGATGAAGCGTTTGAATTCG TTTCTCCAGGGCTGtgatcttgaggtgactgtccgGTGGCAAGTTGTGGACAAGAGGATTCCCCTTTATACAAATCACAAAGAGATCCTTCAAAAAATATCTGTCCTCTTGGGAGCACACTACTAA